In a genomic window of Xylophilus rhododendri:
- a CDS encoding LysR family transcriptional regulator, producing the protein MKTSLDELQAFVAVVDGGSITAAAEQLGQTVSGISRALGRLEKKLDTTLLSRTTRRLQLTEEGTLFLARARAILASIEDAEEQMALRRQQPAGRLRVNAATPFMLHAVVPLVPDFRAAYPQITLELDTDELYIDLLERRTDVAIRIGPLRDSTLHARTLATSRLRLLASPAYLATHGKPRSAADLAGHMLGGFSQTESLNRWPLRGDTGDGWPITPQISASSGETLRQLALQGTAIVCLSDFMTAADRAAGRLVQVLPRETLEQRQPISAVYYRNTQLASRIGCFLDFLQQRLGDGAFG; encoded by the coding sequence ATGAAAACCAGTCTGGACGAATTGCAGGCCTTTGTCGCCGTGGTGGACGGCGGCTCGATCACCGCGGCGGCCGAGCAGCTGGGCCAGACCGTCTCCGGCATCAGCCGCGCCCTGGGCCGGCTGGAGAAGAAGCTCGACACCACCCTGCTCAGCCGCACCACCCGCCGGCTGCAGCTGACCGAGGAAGGCACGCTGTTCCTGGCGCGCGCCCGGGCCATCCTGGCCTCGATCGAGGATGCCGAAGAACAGATGGCGCTGCGCCGCCAGCAGCCCGCCGGCCGGCTGCGGGTGAATGCCGCCACGCCCTTCATGCTGCATGCGGTGGTGCCGCTGGTGCCGGATTTCCGCGCCGCCTATCCGCAGATCACGCTGGAGCTCGATACCGACGAGCTCTACATCGACCTGCTGGAGCGGCGCACCGACGTGGCGATCCGCATCGGCCCCCTGCGCGACTCCACCCTGCATGCCCGCACCCTGGCGACCAGCCGGCTGCGCCTGCTGGCCAGCCCGGCCTACCTTGCGACCCACGGCAAGCCGCGCAGCGCGGCCGATCTGGCCGGGCACATGCTGGGCGGCTTCAGCCAGACGGAATCGCTCAACCGCTGGCCGCTGCGCGGCGACACGGGCGACGGCTGGCCGATCACGCCGCAGATCTCGGCCTCCAGCGGCGAAACCCTGCGCCAACTGGCGCTGCAGGGCACGGCCATCGTCTGCCTGTCGGATTTCATGACCGCCGCCGACCGCGCCGCCGGCCGGCTGGTGCAGGTGCTGCCGCGCGAGACCCTGGAGCAGCGCCAGCCGATCAGCGCCGTCTACTACCGCAACACCCAGCTGGCCTCGCGCATCGGCTGCTTCCTGGATTTCCTGCAGCAGCGCCTGGGCGACGGCGCCTTCGGTTAG
- a CDS encoding DsbA family oxidoreductase gives MADTSTPNTPIRIDFVSDVACPWCAVGLGGLERALEQLQGNVPVELHFQPFELNPQMPPEGEDVTEHIGRKYGSTPAQQEASRAAIRERGAAVGFAFNPAGRGRIWNTFDAHRLLYWAGEQGRQRELKHALLKAYHGEALNPGDPAVLLACAVEAGLDADGARTVIESDRYTEEVREREQFYQQHGITAVPSVILGERYLIQGGQPPEAYVEAIRQLARERASA, from the coding sequence ATGGCCGATACCTCCACCCCCAACACACCCATCCGCATCGATTTCGTCTCCGACGTGGCCTGCCCCTGGTGCGCCGTCGGGCTCGGCGGACTGGAGCGCGCGCTCGAGCAGCTGCAGGGCAACGTGCCGGTGGAACTGCATTTCCAGCCCTTCGAACTCAATCCGCAGATGCCGCCCGAAGGCGAGGACGTCACCGAGCACATCGGCCGCAAGTACGGCAGCACGCCGGCCCAGCAGGAAGCCTCGCGCGCCGCCATCCGCGAGCGCGGCGCGGCGGTCGGCTTCGCCTTCAACCCGGCCGGGCGCGGCCGCATCTGGAACACCTTCGATGCGCACCGCCTGCTGTACTGGGCCGGCGAGCAGGGCCGCCAGCGCGAGTTGAAGCATGCGCTGCTCAAGGCCTATCACGGCGAGGCGCTCAACCCGGGTGACCCGGCCGTGCTGTTGGCCTGCGCCGTCGAGGCGGGGCTGGACGCGGACGGCGCCCGCACCGTCATCGAGAGCGACCGCTACACCGAGGAAGTGCGCGAGCGCGAGCAGTTCTACCAGCAGCACGGCATCACGGCCGTGCCCTCGGTGATCCTGGGCGAGCGCTACCTGATCCAGGGCGGCCAGCCGCCCGAGGCTTATGTCGAGGCGATCCGCCAGCTGGCCAGGGAACGCGCCTCGGCCTAA
- a CDS encoding MFS transporter: MPIALLALTLSAFAIGTTEFVIVGLIPTVAADLGVGLPSAGLLVSLYALGVAIGAPVLTALTGRLPRKSLLLGLMALFTVGNLLAWQAPGYGSLVAARVLTGLAHGVFFSIGSTIATGLVPREKAASAIATMFTGLTVALVTGVPLGTFIGQHFGWRETFLAVSALGVLAFVGSALFVPGNIRHAAPASLGQQARVLAEPRLLLVYATTAIGYGGSFIPFTFLASILTDIAGFSAGAVGWVMLVYGVSVAAGNLWGGRLADRLGAIGALKIIFALLAAVLVLLQFTAPHPWLALATVLLWGAVAFGNVPGLQVYVVRQAERFAPKAVDVASGLNIAAFNLGIAGAAWAGGAIVSHFGLMHTPWIGALVVLVSLALTHWSGALDRRDARTSSFKTAGQTA, encoded by the coding sequence ATGCCCATTGCCCTACTCGCGCTGACCCTCAGCGCCTTCGCCATCGGCACGACCGAGTTCGTGATCGTCGGCCTGATCCCCACCGTGGCGGCCGATCTCGGCGTCGGCCTGCCCTCGGCCGGGCTGCTGGTCAGCCTCTACGCCCTGGGCGTGGCCATCGGCGCGCCTGTGCTGACCGCGCTCACCGGCCGGCTGCCGCGCAAAAGCCTGCTGCTGGGCCTGATGGCGCTGTTCACCGTCGGCAACCTGCTGGCCTGGCAGGCGCCGGGCTACGGGTCGCTGGTGGCGGCGCGGGTGCTGACCGGGCTGGCGCACGGCGTGTTCTTCTCGATCGGTTCCACCATCGCCACCGGCCTGGTGCCGCGCGAGAAGGCGGCCAGCGCCATCGCCACCATGTTCACCGGCCTGACGGTGGCGCTGGTGACCGGCGTGCCGCTGGGCACCTTCATCGGCCAGCATTTCGGCTGGCGCGAGACCTTCCTGGCCGTCTCGGCGCTGGGGGTGCTCGCCTTCGTCGGCAGCGCGCTCTTCGTGCCCGGCAACATCCGCCACGCCGCGCCGGCCTCGCTGGGCCAGCAGGCCCGGGTGCTGGCCGAGCCGCGGCTGCTGCTGGTGTATGCCACGACCGCCATCGGCTACGGCGGATCCTTCATCCCCTTCACTTTTCTCGCGTCCATCCTGACCGACATCGCCGGCTTCAGCGCCGGTGCGGTGGGCTGGGTGATGCTGGTCTATGGCGTGTCGGTGGCGGCGGGCAATCTCTGGGGCGGCCGGCTGGCCGACCGGCTGGGGGCGATCGGCGCGCTGAAGATCATCTTCGCCCTGCTGGCTGCCGTGCTGGTGCTGCTGCAGTTCACCGCGCCGCATCCCTGGCTGGCGCTGGCCACGGTGCTGCTGTGGGGCGCGGTCGCTTTCGGCAATGTGCCCGGCCTGCAGGTGTATGTGGTGCGGCAGGCCGAGCGTTTCGCGCCCAAGGCGGTGGACGTGGCCTCGGGCCTGAACATCGCCGCCTTCAATCTCGGCATCGCCGGCGCCGCCTGGGCCGGTGGCGCCATCGTCAGCCACTTCGGGCTGATGCACACGCCCTGGATCGGCGCCCTGGTGGTGCTGGTATCCCTGGCCCTGACCCACTGGAGCGGCGCGCTGGACCGGCGCGACGCCCGGACCTCTTCCTTCAAGACCGCAGGACAAACAGCATGA
- a CDS encoding YnfA family protein: protein MKTFLLYVATALAEIVGCYLPWLWLKQGRSAWLLLPAAASLALFAWLLTLHESAAGRVYAAYGGVYIGVALAWLWLVDQVRPTWWDAAGVAVALCGMGLIVFQPQIRP from the coding sequence ATGAAGACATTCCTGCTGTATGTGGCCACCGCGCTGGCGGAGATCGTGGGCTGCTACCTGCCCTGGCTGTGGCTCAAACAGGGTCGCAGCGCCTGGCTGCTGCTGCCGGCCGCGGCCAGCCTGGCGCTGTTCGCCTGGCTGCTGACGCTGCACGAGAGCGCCGCCGGCCGGGTGTATGCCGCCTACGGCGGTGTCTATATCGGCGTGGCGCTGGCCTGGTTGTGGCTGGTGGACCAGGTGCGGCCGACCTGGTGGGATGCCGCCGGTGTGGCGGTGGCGCTGTGCGGCATGGGGCTGATCGTCTTTCAGCCGCAGATCAGGCCCTGA